In a single window of the Antedon mediterranea chromosome 1, ecAntMedi1.1, whole genome shotgun sequence genome:
- the LOC140044240 gene encoding sperm receptor for egg jelly-like, producing MYVKMETKGRILLSILISTHYVICEECPIGWSYNAAFSKCYLFTNAIATWTSVREECQSFNGKLVEILSEDENKWLDDQLSEYSNRVLQRAWIGYVDSDSDDEFEWLSGSKSTYTKCPIGWRYNATFSKCYLFTSATATWTSVREECQSFNGKLVEILRENENNWLDDQLSEYSDPILQRTWIGYVDLDSDDFE from the exons ATGTAtgtaaaaatggaaacaaaaggACGTATATTACTGTCAATTTTGATTTCTACACATTACGTCATTTGTGAAG AATGTCCTATTGGATGGAGTTACAATGCTGCATTTTCTAAATGCTACTTATTCACCAATGCGATAGCTACGTGGACTTCCGTTAGAGAAGAATGCCAAAGTTTCAATGGCAAGTTAGTTGAAATTTTGAGCGAAGACGAAAACAAATGGTTAGATGACCAACTTAGTGAATATTCCAACCGAGTCCTACAAAGAGCTTGGATTGGCTACGTTGATTCGGATAGTGATGATGAATTTGAATGGCTGTCGGGGAGCAAATCTACCTATACAA AATGTCCTATTGGATGGCGCTACAATGCTACATTTTCTAAATGCTACTTATTCACCAGTGCGACAGCTACGTGGACTTCCGTTAGAGAAGAATGCCAAAGTTTCAATGGCAAGTTAGTTGAAATTTTGAGGGAAAACGAAAACAATTGGTTAGATGACCAACTTAGTGAATATTCCGACCCAATCCTACAAAGAACTTGGATAGGCTACGTTGATTTGGATAGTGATGACTTTGAATGA
- the LOC140049231 gene encoding low affinity immunoglobulin epsilon Fc receptor-like, giving the protein MGRKGYILLSIVIAINYVICYECPIGWSYNAAFLKCYRVTNTSASWTSGRERCQSFGGDLVEIGSEEENDWLDGILEYLAIKKAWIGLVDVDSNDEFEWLSGRISNYTNWAPSQPDLDNNEDCGILNNFSSGSWHDASCAYWQFPAICEQLPRKINRRHSKCQRLTVDNNLIKIDCIRV; this is encoded by the exons atgggAAGAAAAGGATATATTTTACTATCAATTGTCATTGCTATCAATTACGTCATTTGTTATG AATGTCCAATCGGATGGAGTTACAACGCCGCATTTTTAAAATGCTACAGGGTCACCAATACATCTGCTTCATGGACTTCCGGAAGAGAAAGATGCCAAAGTTTCGGTGGTGATTTAGTTGAAATTGGTAGTGAAGAGGAAAACGACTGGTTAGATGGAATACTTGAATATTTGGCAATAAAAAAAGCTTGGATTGGTCTCGTTGATGTAGATAGCAATGACGAATTTGAATGGTTGTCAGGAAGAATATCTAACTATACAA atTGGGCACCAAGTCAACCCGATTTGGATAATAATGAAGATTGTGGAATTCTGAATAATTTCAGTAGTGGGTCTTGGCATGATGCTTCCTGTGCATATTGGCAGTTTCCAGCTATCTGTGAACAGT TACCAAGAAAAATCAACAGGCGGCATTCTAAGTGTCAAAGATTGACTGTTGACAACAATTTAATCAAGATAGATTGTATCCGTGTATGA
- the LOC140049241 gene encoding uncharacterized protein, whose product MERPSLTCPNENVTVVTDFGKLTATVDYSADIIATDNSDNPLKISPDPVDVFPAVLEIGSHRFVFDVKDPSRNSGSCNFLIMVEAARRTLRSRHSQCQRSISGGINVTSFIRVSKTLRRLQNRKSRMVPLPVE is encoded by the exons ATGGAAAGGCCAAGTTTGACATGTCCGAATGAAAATGTTACTGTAGTCACTGATTTCGGTAAACTCACGGCCACTGTTGATTATTCAGCCGATATAATTGCAACTGACAACTCAGACAATCCATTGAAAATCTCTCCAGATCCAGTAGATGTATTTCCCGCTGTTCTTGAGATTGGAAGTCACCGGTTTGTGTTCGATGTTAAGGATCCATCTAGAAATAGTGGAAGCTGCAATTTCTTGATTATGGTTGAAG CAGCAAGAAGAACATTAAGAAGCAGACACTCCCAGTGTCAAAGATCGATATCTGGTGGCATCAATGTGACGTCGTTTATCCGCGTATCAAAGACGCTGCGACGCCTTCAAAACAG AAAATCCAGAATGGTACCACTGCCTGTCGAATAG